TAGCAGGAAGTTACTATCGCCATGGAGATACAGATAGCCAATGGCACTGTCCTGATGAGAGGAATGAAATAATGAGTGGAGCTGCTCTTTAAACTGTCACAGAGTAAATTCAGTTTATCATTATTTACAGTGTGTTTAGGGATGTTTTAGTAAATAATAGATGTAAAAATcgctgaaaaaaaagaatttctgtttcaggtttttaatttaattaaaattatttttattagttaaacaaacatcaaactcACCGCTCAGgtctctccacctcctccgttacaaagtttaaataaaacctgaagagacaaacaaaagttGATGTCTGATGATAcatagtgagtgtgtgtgtgtgtgtgtgtgtgtgtgtgtgtgtgtgtgtgtgtgtgtgtgtgtgtgtgtgtgtgtgtgtgtgtgcgtgtagtgtgtgtgtgtgtgtgtgtgtgtgtgtgtgtgtgtgtgagtgcgtgtgtgtgtgtgcccataCCTACCACCCAGCATATGCAAACATCCCTGAGTAGAAGGCCAAAGGCATCCCGGACAGTTTCATATCGCTCAACTCAAAGGCATTCTCGAAGTTCCTGGTCTCCCctaaacacacgcacacgcacacacacacacacacacacacacacacacacacacacacacacacacacacacacacacacacacagacaaacacatcttTTTCAGTAAGTCTGAAGCTCTTTCGTCTCGTCTCATCTATCTAATCACATTGCATCTCTTTACGTCACATCTTATCAACAACCCAGCTGCATTTTCACATTGTTTCTAGGTCTTCCATGTGCTATGAGGACGTTGTTTCTAGGTCTTCCATGTGCTATGAGGACGTTGTTTCTGGGTCTTCCATGTGCTATGAGGACGTTGTTTCTAGGTCTTCCATGTGCTATGAGGACGTTCTGCGTGAAGTCACAGAAAGTTCCGCAACAGTACTGACTGAAAGAAGCTCTAAGAGGTTACCATGGCAATGCTGAAGATGTAGGTGACTCACCTTTGAACAGCTGGAACATTCCAGGCACTATGATGATGGCGATGGCCAGAAGCTTGCTGCAGGTGAGAAAGATCTGGATCCTGGCGGTCCACGTCACACTCATACTGTTCAGGTACATCACAgaagctgcaggaagagagaaaaggacGTCAGCCtactttatttacagatgttaAAGTCTATCATCCTGTCTTGTTTCATTCACTTCCTGTTGTTCTTAAAGTCATCTTTCTTCATCTAAAGTTCTCAGAATCATCTTACATCTGTCAAATCTTCTCTGTGAGTCAAACTAAAGGCATTTTGAAATCTGAGCACAGACTGTACAAAAGATTTACAACATGACAGCTCCCTAAACGAGAAGCTAAAATagttagagctccccctgctgactggctgcagtataggttataaaccccgcctcctccatgtcaACGTTTgttatgttcatgttttcaaaCTATGAAATCAAAATGTCAGATACATTTGATCTAAAAACCAGTTTCTTCATTGTAGCTTTTTCAAGTCATTTTCTGTTCGAGCCTTCgagttcattttaaatcattgatttgatgataaaaaataaatataactcaatgattgacagctgcgTGTTGAACTTTCCATAAACAAGAGTGTGTGCTTAAAAATCAAcccaagaatctgttctgctctggACTCAGGTGATCTGTTCTTAACTGGTCTGAACTTGATCTGGTGTGATCTGCAGTGATCTGGTCTGATGTGGTTTCAGGTGATCTAGTCTGATCTCAGGTGATCTGGTGTGATCCCAAGTGATCTGTGGTGACCTGCTCTATCCTCTTTGATCTCAGGTGAACTTTTTTTTGATCTAAGATGATCTGGAGTGATCTCAGGTGATCTGAGAGCAGCAGGTGTAAACAGAACAGAGGGTTTTGGACCTGCTGTTCTCATGTTGATCTTGAAACTCTGCAGCAGGTCTCTCAGGTTTCGATCATGTTGAGTTTCTGAGGAAGGAGGAGGTCTAAACCTGGACCTGTAAACTTGTTATTACAGATCATCTCAGTTtctgaacaaagaaacaaaccagATTCCTCCTCAGACTGTCAGGACGGGAGAATCAGAAGAGAGAACaaaccttcctttttttaatacaacTGCTAAAAACCACCTCAACTTGTTAAAGTGGAAACATAAACACGTCTGCATCACAGTTAGGCTAACAGTCGACCTCGTTCACCAAACTACCCGAACCATGAAGCTTACCATTTAAATGATCCAAAACATCCTATGTTCACTCCAAACGACCATACAGAGAGCGTTCTCTTAAAACACAGACGGCTGTCTCCTTCATCAGAGGAACGtctaacaaacacaacagcagcagcactcaAGCACATCATGAGTCATGTGTCAGTTCTACCTGCAGACTGAAGACAACATGAAATATATTAATCTCATTTACtctgagagacaaacacacttaaTAACTTATCTTTGTTTTACAGCACGACAAAAATGCTGCAGTAAAACCTTATTGGCAAAGTTACCTAACATCCGAGACGTGACAAAGTCAAAACACAATGAGCGAAACCTTCACTTTAAATATAACTGTAAACACTTCCTGTCATAAAGCTTaggggtcatttttttttctttttttttatagttttataaaGTTTTGAACATTGGAGAGTCATTTTAGAAGCTCAGTGTAAAGGAGACATGGAAGCTGTATTATTTCTGTATCCTGTGGTGTGAGTCAGTGAGcagctgtaaataaataaagtcattgaAGATCCTGAGCTACAAGCTGATCCGATATGTTTGTGAATGATTATGAAGACTTGTGAAACCACAGTTAGGGCAGGATGTGCACACATGCCTCAGGTAACACTGACACATGTTGCATCATCCAACCAACGAAAACACTGAATCCACGCTAACCCTTTCCTTTCCCACAGACAGAGCCTGCTGAAAGTGGAGGATTACGCTTGAGGCAGAAATGTTGCTCCTACATTTCACTTCAGCTCGTAAAAACGTCTCTGCAGGCTTTATATGTGTCTGCACttgttgtagtgtgtgtgtgtgtgtgtgtgtgtgtgtgtgtgtgtgtgtgtgtgtgtgtgtgtgtgtgtgtgtgtgtgtgtgtattcacatGTGGTAGTGTGTATTTCTATCGTACTGagtgcattttatttttcctttgtactacccctcctcctcctcttcctcctccttctcctcccactcctgctcctcctcttcctcctcttcttcctccccctcctcctcctccccctcctgctcctcctcttcctccccctcctcttcctcctcctcctcctcctctgtctaaAACCTGTcatcatgtcagtgtttttctgtcatttacAGACGAGGTTACTCCAGGTCAAACTGTCCTCTTGGATTAATTAAAGTCCAGCTTTACGTACTGATGCCGATGCCGGTGGCCAGTTTGACAGCAGTCGGAGGAATCCCACAGGGCATGAACAGTGGCTCCAGGATGTACTGACCAAACGCCAGAGAGATGACGGCCATCCCTGCGGGcctggaggacacacacacacacacacacatacacacacacacacacacacacacacacacacacacacacacacacacacacacacacacacacacacacacacacacagataaacacacacacacatgcgtcAGTGTTAGTGTGACTCAGGGCAGGTATGTAACTGCAGTAAATGTAGAGAGCtgatgtataataataataataatgatacatAAAGCATCATGATGACTGAGGACCTGAACTCTGTACAGATTGGGGTTGTGATCAGTGCAATAACTACTGAGTGGAATcaactgatgttttttaatggttttttttattgttctgtgaaAATATGGATTTTCTCTATAATGGCATCTCTGTATCTGTTGTTATCTGTCATTTTGTGGCTGTATCACCTGTCATATGTCGCTGTTCATCATTCACCTGTGTTGAGGTTATGGCCCTCTGATTGGCCATTAAGCTCTAATTTAGGTCTCTTTTCAGGGTGAGTCCAGAGAGAGTCTCTGCAGCCTCAGAGTCTCTGCAGCCTTAGAGTCTCTGCAGCCTCAGAGTCTCTGCAGCCTCAGAGGCTCTGTCTCTTtatcctctctctgtgtttttgtctctctttgtttcccACAGCTTCAGTCAATCCCAGCAGCCCGAGGCCACATTCAGACTGGGCAGCTCAGGATAGACAGCGGACTGTTTTTACTACTCCGCCTCagctgtgtacacacacaaagcGTTTTCTCACCTCTCCACTCGGACTAAACACAGACCCCCTCACAAGGTCACAGCAGGTTTGCACGCCTGATGTGGTGGCCTTTCACCAAAcatagagtcagtcatctctaaTACCGATCATCTTCCATTGTTCTATTATATTGAACAAATGCAGCTCTCTCATTGTTTCAGACAAGCAGTCAGTTTTTATgataaatgtgtgaaaatgtaccaaactgATCCAGAATGCACTTCTTTTTCCACACTGTATGTTTGTCAAATCACACACCAATGACTACACCAACAACGATTAGTAGAGATAGTTCGAGCTGCAGAGTTGGAGATCTTTCAGACATTTTGACGCTCTTTGACATCACAGCTGCTTTGGATCCAAACCGAGTCCAGCCTTTGGTTTTCTTAATCGAGCTCATCACTTCTCCAGCTTCCTCAACAGAAGAGTGTTTGATACTCTTATGATCCTTCATGATGCTCCCACCACCACAGACTGAATGAGACTCCACTTGTCATGATCACTGACATATAGAAGTGGACGTACCCACTAGATTTAAGACTCTTGTTTTGAAACCAACAGATTTCTGTTTATTGGTAGATGGCCGTGAAAATTGAGCAGCTAACTTCTGGGAATGGCTCTTAAAGCTCATCTTACTGCCTTcacatgtgaaaataaatatgaacattttaaaccatATCACCTTCATTACCAATATCCTTTATGTCTCCACCCAGCTATTTTGTTGTAGTTGTCTGTCCTGCTACTCGGGTGAGTGAACCAACTCACTCAATCTTTACTCCAAAAGATCAAACTTTTTACAAAGTATTCTTAGTCCTTGTGTTTTGTTGCTCTGGCTTGCACTGCTCCACTCTGGACGCCATGAAGACGTATGTAGAGCCTTTAGAGAAACCAAACACTGGACAACGCGTATCAAAGGTTACACACAGCTCACAGCTCCCACCAGTCACTCAAaaaggccacgccccctaattctacatcacttTAAGCACTTAATATAAagtgagttgtataaacatttgGCCtgtacagttgaagagagaaattagctctaaaaactgtttttgtaccagactgtaaacatgtttattttaacatggagctctatggagactgactcactgcaggagatagactctagtggacactggaggaactgcagctgtaaagttggacattttaacatggggctctatggggactgactcactgcaggacacagactctagtggacactggaggaactgcagctgtaaagttagacattttaacatggggctctatggggacttactcactgcaggagacagactctagtggacactacaggaactgcagtttaatCACTCTCGTCCTGAGTTGCAGATTTTCCTAATAAAGTCAGGTGACTCAGAACAACAGTCTTGTTCTCATGAAGTCGTGTTAGTTGCCAccagtccaaaaaaaaagtccaatattaactttttttaaatctttgttttaggTCTCCACTGACTCCTGAGGGTCATTTCTGAATGTCTGGCTGCTGAAAGATTCACTTTTTTGACTGTTGGTGAGGCTGTGGGTTTATCAGAGTGTTTCCCTGGCAGCTGCCTGCTGAACACGATGAACCCAAACAGAGGAGCTGTCTGTCTTTAAGACTAAACACTGAGCTGAAAAAGTTTGGTAGGGGGACTGCAGAGCTCTCTATAGAGTGATCACTTTAATGACATAATGATTTAATATACGAATGAATGCAGCCTTAAAGGTTGAAGTTTTTTTGTGCACACCTGAGTAGAGGATTCAGACGTTACCTGATGGCGACGAGATCCACCCACAGTCGAATGAAAGCCATCCGAGGGCCAAAAGCCTCCATGATGTACGTGTAGTGCCCACCTGACTTCTTGATGCAGGTCCCCAGCTCAGCATAGCACAGCgctcctgcagagacagaggtgaCAGATCGTCTGAGGGATCATGTCTGTAAAAGTGTTTGAGCTACTGTCTATAAAGCTGTGTGTTCCTCTCTGGGCCCCTTCACAGCTCAGATATACCAGTGTGGGAGACTCTCAGCTCCGAGCCGTAACTGAAGGCAGGAAGATTTAGGTGGATGGACTTTAATTACAAGTTTAGGGAATACAACTTCAGGGCAAAGGGAAGGGGTTAAGGAAGGGAACTGGAGGATGATGTGCTTGGACTTTTCATTACATCGCAAATGCCGAGGGATTTAAGTATTCTGTAGCTGTCGATGCAACAATATACACATGTGCAGAGAAAGACCCGTTCTCTGGAGAAGCAGGACGTCTACGCTCAGTAAAAAGTGGAGTTTCTAAAAACACTGTCCTCATTATCACGACGTGGTGACAAACATCCTGCAGCCTGGCTCATGATCTCAGGGAACACTTGGTAAAGACGGGGTGACAGTCAAACAATCTAACTTCATATACGTTTCATATTTCTCATTCACAGACACAAAGTGTTTCCCAGCGTTACGATCCACTATGTTTCTGCAAAGAGATGCATCGTAACCCAAACTCATCTTTGTATTATAGTTTTAGGTTTCTCATATGAACCTCAGTGTTTAATTAAAGAGCTCAGCCTGAAGTGTGAGTGTTGATTTGAATGTTTGCAGATACGGTACACCCAATCCACCTGTTATCATTTAGAGCACTATAACACTCAACAATGACAAAGACTGACAGGAAGTCCAGAGAGCCATCATTTCCACTTTGTGTGTTCTTcgatttaatatttaaaatccaTTTGTAGGGTTAAAGCACATATTTAATGAAGCTTCACGTCAATATCCTCACCTTCTTTTTAGGAATAATTAAATGAtaacaaacagtttttttgtttttttctctgagacTCGATAAAACATCAACTCACCGAAGAGCGACAGAAGCCCGCAGGTGATCCACACCAGCAGGGACATTCCTATGCTGCCCGAGTGCTTCAGGATGCCTTTGGGAGAGATGAAGATGCCGGCTCCGATGATGGTGCCGATGATGATGGAGATCCCTCGGAGCAGGGTAACCTTCTTCCCCAGTCCCACCTTGTTCTGGTCCTGGTCCTGCAGAGACCCATTGTTGGAGACTTTGTGCGCACTGGATGCAGACCTTTTGGTCATTTCTTTAAACTCAGTCTGGGTCTTTTCAGTATGTGTTGTCCCTCTGCTCCGGCCTGGACTCACTCAGTCTGCTGTAAAGTCACTCAATGAGAGTTGGAGTAAATTCCAGGGAGGACAGAgctcctcaccccccccccccttcgcTCATTCATGCCCCCCTCTCTAATCCGTCCTGCCCTGAGGCCTGCTCTTCACCGCACAGACTTCACCAAACTTtagtccctgctcctctctctctcctcatggtGTGTTTGGTTTCTGCTGTCCCTCCTTCCACGTCCCCGGCCTTTTATTTACTCGTGTGAAAGCAGCTGTGACTCATGTGGGAGAGGAGTGGTGCTGCTCCGTGCACACTAATCATGACACAGCAAAGAAGGGCTCATATCTGTTGTTACctctcactctgctgctgctgctgctgctgctctttgtcTCTATACCTACTTCACATCAGGATCCAGCTCCAGACTAACTCTGTcccaggacagactttatgagcTGTAATGGTTCAAGGAACAGAAACCTGGAAAGTTTTGGAAAATCCAccacacatgaacaaaatatcctttcatttagagacattaaaaagacagagaatATGAGAGTGATAACTATGAGACAAACAAACCACATGTTTGTGAAACTCTCAACGTTTTTAGAATCAAAGGTCTGGAACTGTACAGTGAAAAGGTTGTTCTGTTTGACCAGtttaaagcagctgtgaggaaacatcagtttgtgtggatttttaccccccctgtggacaaagtctgTAGTCCTTAAAGCTCAGGTAATCTGGTTGGTGGATCCAATCCAGGTTTTCTTTCATAAACTGGGATAAACGTGATCTGGATTACCTGATCCTGGGTCGAACAGGAAACCTTATAACCTGGTCTTTTATTAATCCAGGTCCATGTAGATTCAGCCTCAGTCTTTGAGCACTTACAGAGCATGTCTGTACTCATTCAGTAAggattattcttttaaaaacagttaattaaaaaacatcCCGTCGTTGTCTTTATCaacaacagtttgtttgttgCTCAGAGAAGAGACACCATGAAACCTTTGCACACTGCAGGATGGATCACACCACACATACTTCAACATCATCACCACTGTGTAGAAATGGAACAGGTAGAAACAATACGTGACACATTGAAGTTCTCCAGCAGCAGTTTGATTCTGGGAAGGAGGAATGTtctcaaaaacaacagaagaaaaggaaggagcAGACGATGACTGTGCAGCCTGTGTTAGGTGAATTTACCTGCAGCTGAACACGACAATGACCAGAGAGCATCAGATGTAACAACAGGTCATCTTCATGGACTCTTTCTCAGAGAAGATAAGTTCTCGCCTAACAAGTAACAGAGTTGGGGTTTTATTGTTGGTAAGGTTTTATTCTTAATTGAGTTTGGCCTTTATTGTTGGTAGAGTTTTATTCTTAATAGAGTTTGGGTTAGTTGAGTTTTATTCCTGATAAGAGTTTGAGTTTTAGCATAATGCTTTCTGCTGGAGGACAATCACACATGTCTAGCTCAGACACGTTCCTCTTCTCCTGACAGTAAACTGCTGCAGAGGTGTAACATgtaaaaacaggaagtagactTTACCAACCCACGTCAGACACTGGATGTGACTCATCCATGTGTGTGTAACCCTGAAGTTTCCATGCCTCCCTCACAGTGTTACAGACTGAGTTCATTACACAACAGAGGGCTCAGATCTCTgcaggagaaagatgaaacactGGGCAGACTTACAGTGAAGCTATACGTGATAAACACTGAGACTGCCGTATTCGTTGTTTGTCTCCATAataggctgtaacgtctgcagcaggtaaacagactgtaacgtctgcagcaggtaaacagactgtaacgtctgcagcgggtaaacaggctgtaacgtctgcagcgggtaaacagactgtaacgtctgcagcgggtaaacagactgtaacgtctgcagcgggtaaacagactgtaacgtctgcagcgggtaaacagactgtaacgtctgcagcgggtaaacaggctgtaacgtctgcagcgggtaaacagactgtaacatctgcagcaggtagatgttACAGCCTGTATATATATACCCTACTGATATTTGTAGTTAGGAAGGGATCTCAAACTACAGTTTATCAGTTTACTATTTCAAAGTGTTCTGAGTTAAAAAGTGTAAGGATGAGGCCCAGGTGAGGCCTCATTGTCGGGTTTACAAAGTGCTCACACATCACTAAATCAACACGGTGACTTTGTGAAAGCACAGCGGGAGCAAGATGTTCTGTTTCCCCATCAAAAACTCAAGAATGCTAATCTGAAGGTTGCCCTATTCTCTGCCAGACTCCCGACAAGCACAAGTGTTTTACTAactgtgtaggtgtgtgtgtgtgtgtgtgtgtgtgtgtgtgggcctgcgtgtgtgtttgaatgtcatTGGCTCAGCTCTTCACAGTAGCTGTCAAATGAGAGCCGCCGCCGGTGACAAactgcagaaagagagggagagaggaaaaaaggctGAGATAAAGGggattttctgtcttttgttctaatTGTGTGGGATGAAAAATCTCTTTGCAGATTTGATACGC
This is a stretch of genomic DNA from Labrus bergylta chromosome 9, fLabBer1.1, whole genome shotgun sequence. It encodes these proteins:
- the slc7a11 gene encoding cystine/glutamate transporter, coding for MTKRSASSAHKVSNNGSLQDQDQNKVGLGKKVTLLRGISIIIGTIIGAGIFISPKGILKHSGSIGMSLLVWITCGLLSLFGALCYAELGTCIKKSGGHYTYIMEAFGPRMAFIRLWVDLVAIRPAGMAVISLAFGQYILEPLFMPCGIPPTAVKLATGIGITSVMYLNSMSVTWTARIQIFLTCSKLLAIAIIIVPGMFQLFKGETRNFENAFELSDMKLSGMPLAFYSGMFAYAGWFYLNFVTEEVERPERTVPLAICISMAIVTSCYVLTNVAYYAVMSADELLASDAVAVTFAEKLFGKFSIFVPVFVALSCYGSMNGCLFALSRMFYVASREGQLPEVLSMVHVHRHTPLAAVLILYPMTMLQLFVGDLYSLLNFMSFLRWLFIGVVVLGLIYLRYTKPDLPRPFKVPLFIPVIFCLTCFFMVFLSLYSDPVNTGIGFAISLTGIPAYYIFIHFKERPAWLQRALDSFNRTLQILLEVVPAEQ